The Elgaria multicarinata webbii isolate HBS135686 ecotype San Diego chromosome 4, rElgMul1.1.pri, whole genome shotgun sequence genome contains a region encoding:
- the LOC134398209 gene encoding cyclin-dependent kinase 20-like, giving the protein MDQYSILGRIGEGAHGIVFKAKNVETGETVALKKVALRKLEDGIPNQALREIKALQEIEENQHVVKLKDVFPHGTGFVLVFECDPMHVYLDVPGNNNNKIFHQKPASEMEKAVELSESLIQFLLKRDFWDQNVLRGTLEDVFPEVQECVPQPIASH; this is encoded by the exons ATGGACCAATATAGCATCCTGGGCCGTATTGGAGAAGGGGCCCATGGCATTGTTTTCAAAGCCAAGAACGTAGAAACTGGTGAGACAGTGGCCCTGAAGAAGGTGGCTCTCCGTAAGCTGGAGGATGGGATCCCCAACCAAGCCCTTCGGGAGATCAAAGCCCTGCAAGAGATTGAGGAAAATCAGCATGTGGTGAAGCTGAAGGACGTCTTCCCCCACGGCACGGGCTTTGTGCTGGTGTTcgagtgtgatcctatgcatgtttacttggacgtCCCAGGAAA caacaacaacaaaattttcCACCAAAAGCCAGCCTCTGAAATGGAGAAAGCTGTGGAATTAAGTGAAAGCTTAATTCAGTTCTTACTGAAAAGAGATTTCTGGGATCAGAATGTACTCAGAGGCACCCTTGAGGATGTGTTCCCAGAAGTGCAGGAGTGCGTCCCCCAGCCCATCGCCTCGCATTGA